The following coding sequences lie in one Glycine soja cultivar W05 chromosome 16, ASM419377v2, whole genome shotgun sequence genomic window:
- the LOC114389968 gene encoding serine/threonine-protein kinase SAPK4-like: protein ILKNTLLLFTPRKFLSVKSLLRAQQQHTPSTRTKTCFKLVGELPFVDKEDTQNLHKTIKTVMAVQYKFPDKVCISSEDSKNLISRIFVANPAMRITLKEIKSHPWFLKNLPKELREGAQDV from the exons atccttAAAAACACACTCCTTTTGTTCACTCCCCGCAAGTTTCTTTCCGTGAAATCCCTATTGAGAGCGCAACAACAACACACACCATCAACAAGGACGAAGACTTGCTTCAAG TTGGTAGGAGAATTGCCATTTGTGGACAAAGAGGATACCCAAAATCTACACAAAACAATAAAG aCAGTTATGGCTGTTCAATACAAGTTCCCTGACAAAGTTTGCATATCATCTGAAGACAGTAAAAATCTGATATCCCGCATTTTTGTGGCAAATCCAGCAATG AGAATCACCCTAAAGGAAATCAAGTCACATCCATGGTTTTTAAAGAACTTGCCTAAGGAATTGAGAGAAGGGGCTCAAGATGTTTAG